A single genomic interval of Gammaproteobacteria bacterium harbors:
- the glnA gene encoding glutamate--ammonia ligase: protein MSEQTIKLIKENEVRWVDLRFTDTKGKEQHVTIPSSEVNADFFEDGKMFDGSSIAGWKEINASDMLLMPDDSTAVLDPFFDETAVILRCNVLEPDTKQGYNRDPRSIAARAEEYMKSTGIADSCLFGPEPEFFVFDDVKWHASISGAGYEIHSEEAAWASNRHFDEGNIGHRPGIKGGYFPVPPVDSLHDLRAAMCNAMEKMGLTIEVHHHEVGTAGQCEIGVGPAAIVQKADQVQTLKYCVHNVAHAYGKTATFMPKPLVGDNGSGMHVHLSIAKGGKNLMAGDAYAGLSETALFYIGGIIKHARAINAFTNPGTNSYKRLVPGYEAPVMLAYSAKNRSASIRIPAVSSPKARRIEVRFPDPSANPYLAFAALLMAGLDGIVNKIHPGDALDKNLYDLPAEEAAQVPTVAHSLDMALAALNADRSFLTAGGVFDDDMIDAYIELKQAEIDRLRMTTHPVEFDLYYSC from the coding sequence ATGTCGGAACAGACAATCAAATTGATCAAGGAAAACGAGGTGAGGTGGGTCGACCTTCGATTCACCGATACCAAGGGCAAGGAACAGCACGTCACCATCCCTTCGAGCGAAGTCAATGCCGACTTCTTCGAGGACGGCAAGATGTTCGACGGCTCCTCCATCGCCGGCTGGAAAGAGATCAACGCCTCCGACATGCTGCTGATGCCCGATGACAGCACCGCGGTACTCGACCCGTTCTTCGACGAGACCGCCGTGATCCTGCGCTGCAACGTGCTCGAACCCGACACCAAGCAGGGCTACAACCGCGACCCGCGCTCCATCGCCGCGCGCGCCGAGGAATACATGAAGTCCACCGGCATCGCCGACAGTTGCCTGTTCGGCCCGGAACCCGAATTCTTTGTCTTCGACGATGTGAAGTGGCATGCCTCGATCAGTGGCGCAGGCTACGAGATTCATTCCGAGGAAGCAGCCTGGGCATCCAACCGCCATTTCGACGAAGGCAACATCGGTCATCGTCCAGGCATCAAGGGCGGTTATTTCCCCGTACCTCCGGTCGACTCCCTGCATGACCTGCGCGCAGCGATGTGCAACGCCATGGAGAAAATGGGGCTCACCATCGAAGTGCACCACCATGAAGTGGGCACTGCGGGCCAGTGCGAGATCGGCGTCGGTCCTGCCGCCATCGTGCAGAAAGCGGATCAGGTGCAAACGCTCAAATACTGCGTGCACAACGTTGCCCATGCCTATGGCAAGACGGCGACTTTCATGCCCAAGCCCCTGGTCGGTGACAATGGTTCAGGCATGCACGTACACCTGTCGATCGCCAAGGGCGGCAAGAACCTGATGGCTGGCGATGCCTACGCGGGACTCAGCGAGACCGCACTGTTCTACATCGGCGGTATCATCAAGCACGCACGCGCGATCAATGCCTTCACCAACCCGGGCACCAACTCCTACAAGCGCCTGGTCCCCGGCTACGAAGCGCCGGTGATGCTGGCCTACTCCGCCAAGAACCGCTCGGCCTCGATTCGTATCCCCGCCGTTTCGAGTCCCAAGGCGCGCCGAATCGAAGTGCGATTCCCCGACCCGAGTGCAAACCCCTACCTGGCCTTCGCGGCCCTGCTGATGGCTGGCCTCGACGGAATCGTCAACAAGATCCACCCCGGCGATGCGCTCGACAAGAACCTCTACGATCTGCCGGCCGAAGAAGCGGCGCAGGTTCCAACCGTTGCGCACAGCCTCGACATGGCACTAGCGGCACTCAATGCCGACCGCAGCTTCCTGACGGCTGGCGGGGTGTTCGACGACGACATGATCGATGCCTATATCGAGCTGAAGCAGGCGGAAATCGATCGTCTGCGCATGACGACGCATCCGGTCGAGTTCGACCTGTACTACAGCTGCTGA
- the typA gene encoding translational GTPase TypA, translating to MRERLRNIAIIAHVDHGKTTLVDRLFQQCGTLARRDVGKERIMDSNDQERERGITILAKSTAIDWKGYRINIVDTPGHADFGGEVERILSMVDSVLLLVDAVDGPMPQTRFVTRKAFASGLNPIVVVNKVDRPGARPHWAVDQVFDLFDRLGANDTQLDFPVIYTSALNGVAGMEPEHLAPDMSPLLDLIIERVPPPPVEDGPFQMQICALDYSSYVGVIGIGRIRRGVVRPGMQVVVLDADGSRRNGRILTVLGHMGMEKQEMPEGEAGDIVSITGIEGLKISATLCSPEAPEALPPLTIDQPTVSMTFQVNDSPFAGREGQYVTSRNIRERLERELLHDVALSVEDGSTPDRFVVSGRGELHLSVLIEKMRREGYEMGVSRPEVIRREIDGELHEPYEILLIDCEETHQGGVMEEIGKRRGDLRDMVPDGKGRVRLEYMIPSRGIIGFRSQFMTMTSGTGVLNHVFDHYGLLKAGDVARRQNGVLVSMVPGKVLAYALFNLQERGRLFITANVDVYEGQLIGIHSRDNDLAVNPTKGKQLTNVRAAGSDENILLTPPIRMSLEQALEFIDEDELVEVTPQSIRLRKKLLKETDRRRAGRARETA from the coding sequence GTGCGGGAGCGTTTACGCAATATTGCCATTATCGCCCATGTCGATCATGGCAAGACCACCCTGGTCGATCGCTTGTTCCAGCAATGCGGAACGCTCGCACGCCGCGATGTGGGCAAGGAGCGCATCATGGACTCCAATGACCAGGAGCGTGAGCGCGGAATCACGATTCTCGCCAAGAGTACCGCGATCGACTGGAAAGGTTATCGAATCAACATCGTCGATACGCCCGGACACGCCGATTTCGGTGGTGAGGTCGAGCGGATCCTGTCGATGGTCGACAGCGTGCTGTTGCTGGTCGATGCGGTCGACGGACCCATGCCGCAGACGCGTTTCGTCACGCGCAAGGCCTTCGCGTCGGGGTTGAATCCGATCGTGGTCGTCAACAAGGTGGATCGTCCGGGGGCGCGTCCGCACTGGGCCGTCGACCAGGTGTTCGATCTGTTCGATCGCCTGGGTGCAAACGATACGCAACTCGACTTCCCGGTGATCTATACCTCGGCCCTGAACGGGGTGGCGGGCATGGAGCCCGAGCATCTCGCCCCCGATATGTCGCCGCTGCTCGACCTCATCATCGAGCGCGTGCCGCCGCCGCCGGTGGAGGACGGTCCGTTCCAGATGCAGATATGCGCGCTCGATTACAGCAGCTACGTGGGTGTGATCGGCATCGGCCGTATTCGCCGTGGCGTCGTGCGTCCGGGCATGCAGGTGGTGGTGCTGGATGCGGACGGCAGTCGCCGCAACGGACGCATTCTGACGGTGCTCGGCCATATGGGAATGGAAAAGCAGGAAATGCCCGAAGGCGAAGCCGGCGATATCGTCAGCATCACCGGCATCGAAGGGCTGAAGATCTCGGCGACCCTGTGCTCCCCGGAAGCGCCCGAGGCGCTGCCACCCCTCACCATCGACCAGCCCACGGTGAGCATGACGTTCCAGGTGAACGATTCCCCGTTCGCGGGTCGCGAGGGGCAGTATGTCACCAGCCGCAACATCCGCGAGCGCCTCGAGCGCGAACTGCTCCACGATGTGGCGCTGAGCGTCGAGGACGGCAGCACCCCGGACCGCTTCGTGGTTTCCGGACGCGGTGAACTGCATCTCTCGGTGCTGATCGAGAAGATGCGGCGCGAGGGTTACGAGATGGGTGTATCGCGCCCCGAGGTGATCCGCCGCGAGATCGATGGCGAGCTCCACGAGCCCTACGAAATATTGCTGATCGACTGTGAGGAGACCCACCAGGGCGGCGTCATGGAAGAAATCGGCAAGCGGCGTGGCGATTTGCGCGACATGGTGCCCGATGGCAAGGGGCGCGTGCGTCTCGAGTACATGATTCCTTCGCGCGGCATCATCGGCTTTCGCAGCCAGTTCATGACCATGACCTCGGGTACCGGCGTGCTGAATCATGTATTCGATCACTATGGTCTGCTCAAGGCGGGCGATGTGGCCCGGCGCCAGAACGGTGTACTGGTGTCGATGGTCCCGGGCAAGGTGCTGGCCTACGCGCTGTTCAACCTGCAGGAGCGTGGGCGCCTGTTCATAACCGCGAACGTCGACGTCTACGAGGGGCAACTGATCGGAATCCACAGCCGTGACAACGACCTTGCCGTGAACCCCACCAAAGGCAAGCAGCTGACCAATGTCCGCGCCGCCGGCTCGGATGAAAACATCCTGCTCACTCCGCCGATTCGCATGTCGCTGGAGCAGGCACTGGAGTTCATCGACGAGGATGAGCTGGTGGAGGTCACGCCGCAAAGCATCCGTCTGCGCAAGAAGCTGCTGAAGGAGACGGATCGCAGGCGAGCCGGGCGTGCTCGCGAAACGGCCTGA
- the pip gene encoding prolyl aminopeptidase, with product MHTLFPEIKPYQVHRLAVDPPHELYLEESGNPDGIPVLFVHGGPGAGCQPRNRCFFDPETYRIILFDQRGAGRSTPHAALDGNDTGALVRDIESIREFLGIERWVLFGGSWGSTLSLAYAETHPGRVMAMILRGIFLCRREDLSWFYQSGASRVFPDYWQGYVEPLAPDELDDCMKAYHGLLTGSNEIARMAAAKAWSLWEAQCATLRPNQDVVDHFSDPHTALSLARIEAHYFVNDAFLEPGQLLRDAVRIADIPGYIIHGRYDMVCPVDNAFALHAAWPRAELQIVRDAGHSAAEPGITDALIRAAMEVAGRVRAG from the coding sequence ATGCATACCCTGTTTCCGGAAATAAAGCCCTACCAGGTCCATCGTCTCGCGGTGGACCCGCCACATGAGCTCTACCTCGAGGAGAGCGGCAATCCGGACGGGATTCCGGTTCTGTTCGTGCACGGCGGTCCGGGCGCCGGCTGCCAGCCGCGCAACCGCTGTTTTTTCGACCCTGAAACTTACCGGATCATCCTGTTCGACCAGCGCGGTGCGGGTCGCTCCACGCCGCATGCCGCGCTCGACGGCAATGACACGGGAGCACTGGTGCGCGATATCGAGAGTATCCGGGAGTTTCTTGGCATCGAGCGCTGGGTGCTGTTTGGCGGCTCCTGGGGCAGCACCCTCAGTCTTGCCTACGCTGAAACCCATCCCGGGCGGGTAATGGCGATGATTCTGCGCGGCATCTTTCTGTGCCGGCGCGAGGATCTGTCGTGGTTCTATCAGAGCGGGGCGAGCCGCGTATTCCCCGATTACTGGCAGGGCTACGTCGAGCCGCTTGCGCCGGATGAGCTGGATGACTGCATGAAGGCTTACCACGGTCTGCTCACCGGCAGCAACGAAATCGCGCGCATGGCAGCCGCCAAGGCCTGGTCCCTGTGGGAGGCGCAATGCGCGACGCTGCGTCCGAACCAGGATGTGGTCGATCATTTTTCCGATCCGCACACGGCGCTATCGCTGGCACGCATCGAAGCGCATTATTTCGTCAATGACGCATTCCTGGAGCCGGGGCAGTTGCTGCGTGATGCAGTGCGTATCGCCGATATACCGGGGTACATCATCCATGGACGCTATGACATGGTTTGCCCGGTGGACAATGCATTTGCACTGCACGCGGCCTGGCCTCGCGCCGAATTGCAGATCGTTCGTGATGCCGGGCACTCGGCCGCCGAACCGGGTATTACCGACGCGCTGATCAGGGCGGCGATGGAAGTGGCGGGGCGCGTGCGCGCGGGCTGA
- a CDS encoding D-tyrosyl-tRNA(Tyr) deacylase — MRALIQRVVRASVAIGPRVVGEIGPGLLVFLGVQRGDDERRAHAMAARLLAYRVFADGDGRMNLDVRTAGGGVLVVSQFTLAADTTRGLRPGFGSAAVPELAETLYDEVLQCLAGAHQPVASGVFGADMQVSLINDGPVTFLLET; from the coding sequence GTGCGCGCATTGATCCAGCGCGTCGTGCGTGCAAGCGTGGCGATAGGGCCGCGAGTGGTCGGGGAGATTGGCCCCGGATTGCTGGTTTTCCTCGGTGTACAGCGCGGTGACGATGAACGGCGTGCCCACGCCATGGCCGCGCGGCTGCTGGCTTATCGCGTGTTTGCGGATGGCGACGGGCGCATGAATCTCGACGTCAGGACCGCTGGAGGCGGGGTGCTGGTGGTGTCGCAGTTCACCCTGGCGGCGGACACCACGCGCGGGTTGCGCCCGGGATTCGGCAGCGCGGCCGTACCGGAGTTGGCGGAAACTCTTTATGACGAGGTGTTGCAGTGCCTGGCCGGGGCACACCAGCCGGTTGCGAGCGGCGTGTTCGGCGCGGACATGCAGGTCAGCCTGATCAACGACGGGCCGGTCACTTTCCTGCTCGAGACCTGA
- the tatC gene encoding twin-arginine translocase subunit TatC — MPLIEHLTELRQRLINAIVALLVVFLSLVYFANDIYSFVAEPLRRFLPEGATMIATEVASPFLAPFKLTLVVAAMVVMPYVLFQAWAFVAPGMYRKEKRFALPLLASSIVLFYGGVAFAYYVVCPMVFGFFTSMSPAGVTVMTDINHYLSFVLTMFFAFGFAFEIPVATVLLVWAGITTPQALTSKRPYIVVGCFVIGMVLTPPDVFSQTMLAVPMWMLFETGVLASRWLLATKARDEEAAG, encoded by the coding sequence ATGCCGCTGATCGAGCATCTCACGGAACTGCGCCAGCGCCTGATCAACGCAATCGTGGCACTGCTCGTGGTATTTCTGTCGCTGGTGTATTTCGCCAACGATATCTACTCCTTTGTGGCCGAACCGTTGCGCCGCTTTCTTCCGGAAGGTGCGACCATGATCGCCACCGAGGTCGCTTCGCCGTTTCTTGCGCCCTTCAAGCTCACCCTGGTCGTCGCGGCGATGGTCGTGATGCCCTATGTGCTGTTCCAGGCGTGGGCTTTCGTGGCTCCGGGCATGTACCGCAAGGAGAAGCGCTTCGCCTTGCCTTTACTGGCCTCGAGCATCGTGCTGTTCTACGGTGGCGTGGCGTTCGCCTACTATGTCGTGTGCCCGATGGTGTTCGGCTTTTTCACCAGCATGAGCCCGGCCGGCGTGACCGTCATGACCGATATCAACCACTATCTCAGCTTCGTGCTGACGATGTTCTTCGCATTCGGCTTTGCATTCGAAATCCCGGTGGCGACCGTGTTACTGGTATGGGCAGGCATCACCACACCGCAGGCGCTCACCTCGAAGCGGCCTTATATCGTGGTCGGGTGTTTTGTGATTGGTATGGTGCTGACACCCCCGGACGTGTTCTCACAGACCATGCTCGCGGTGCCGATGTGGATGCTGTTCGAAACGGGGGTGCTGGCCAGTCGCTGGCTGCTCGCGACCAAGGCGCGTGACGAGGAAGCGGCCGGCTGA
- the tatB gene encoding twin-arginine translocase subunit TatB produces MFDIGFSELLLIAVIGLLVLGPERLPTAVRTTSLWVGRLRRQFNQIRAEVEREIGADEIRAQLRNESILEDLRQSRAALESSAREITAPLSEPLQSAKPSVADNPDKTP; encoded by the coding sequence ATGTTCGACATCGGATTTTCCGAACTGCTGCTGATCGCGGTAATCGGCCTGCTGGTGCTGGGGCCCGAACGGCTGCCCACCGCGGTGCGTACCACCTCGCTGTGGGTGGGACGGCTGCGCCGGCAGTTCAACCAGATCCGCGCTGAAGTGGAGCGCGAAATCGGCGCCGACGAGATCCGGGCACAACTGCGCAATGAATCGATCCTCGAGGATCTGCGCCAGTCACGCGCAGCGCTGGAAAGTTCCGCCCGCGAAATCACCGCGCCGCTCTCCGAACCACTGCAATCCGCCAAGCCCTCCGTTGCCGATAACCCAGACAAAACACCGTGA
- the tatA gene encoding twin-arginine translocase TatA/TatE family subunit, translating to MGLGGISIWQLLIVLVIVVLLFGTKRLGSIGTDLGTAIRGFRKSMQPDAEAETKDNERLSEQQRCKEDIIEGEAQRNGEKH from the coding sequence ATGGGACTCGGTGGCATAAGTATCTGGCAGCTGCTGATCGTGCTGGTGATCGTGGTGTTGCTGTTCGGCACCAAGCGACTCGGCTCTATAGGCACGGATCTCGGCACGGCAATTCGCGGCTTCCGCAAGTCCATGCAGCCGGACGCCGAGGCGGAGACCAAGGACAACGAACGCCTCAGCGAACAGCAACGCTGCAAGGAAGACATCATCGAGGGCGAGGCGCAACGCAACGGAGAAAAGCACTGA
- a CDS encoding phosphoribosyl-ATP diphosphatase, producing the protein MSEVLRRLDAVIAERLGHADPSASYVASLHHGGLDRILKKVAEESGETLIAAKNAAQHGERATLVHETADLWFHCMVMLAEFELSSADVIEELERRFDLSGLAEKATRGAPPDVD; encoded by the coding sequence ATGAGTGAGGTATTGCGCCGGCTCGATGCGGTGATCGCCGAGCGGCTGGGCCACGCCGACCCGTCGGCGTCCTATGTCGCGAGCCTGCATCACGGCGGACTCGACCGCATTCTGAAAAAGGTTGCCGAGGAAAGCGGCGAAACGCTGATCGCGGCAAAAAACGCCGCGCAACACGGCGAGCGCGCCACGCTGGTGCACGAAACGGCCGACCTCTGGTTTCACTGCATGGTCATGCTCGCCGAGTTCGAACTCTCGTCCGCCGATGTGATCGAAGAACTGGAGAGGCGATTCGACCTGTCCGGCCTGGCAGAAAAGGCGACGCGCGGCGCGCCGCCCGATGTGGATTGA
- the hisI gene encoding phosphoribosyl-AMP cyclohydrolase: MNPPADFCDAVHWNAQGLVPAVAQDAHSGRVLMVAWMDAEALRLTAREGRAVYYSRSRQRLWRKGEQSGHVQRVRAIRLDCDRDVVLLSVEQIGGIACHTGRESCFFLQLGDSGWSEVDAVLKPPSEIYGSGHE, translated from the coding sequence ATGAACCCACCTGCCGATTTTTGCGATGCGGTACACTGGAACGCGCAAGGCCTGGTGCCTGCGGTGGCCCAGGACGCCCACAGCGGGCGCGTGCTCATGGTTGCGTGGATGGACGCCGAAGCCCTGCGCCTCACCGCCAGGGAAGGGCGAGCGGTTTATTACTCGCGCTCGCGCCAGCGCCTGTGGCGCAAGGGCGAGCAATCCGGACACGTGCAGAGGGTGCGGGCAATCCGCCTGGACTGCGACCGCGACGTGGTGCTGCTCAGCGTCGAGCAGATCGGTGGAATCGCCTGTCATACCGGTCGCGAGAGCTGTTTCTTCCTGCAACTCGGAGACAGCGGATGGAGCGAGGTCGATGCGGTTCTGAAGCCGCCCTCGGAAATATACGGGAGCGGGCATGAGTGA
- the ubiB gene encoding ubiquinone biosynthesis regulatory protein kinase UbiB, producing the protein MSRIGRLVRIALVCRRHRLDTFFDAELLPGAWRRSARLLPTRWLPEPAEPRARRLRRSLEDLGPIFIKFGQLLSTRRDLLPEDLADELSHLQDNVAPFPAHQAQQIIERALGRAIGEIFADFDPRPLASASVAQVHPATLFDGREVVVKVIRPDIERTIREDISLLYTLARWVRRFHPDGKRLRPLEVVSDYEQIVLDELDLQREAANTSQLRRNFLDSDLLYVPEVHWDYTRRNVFVMERIHGIPVSDITALVAAGTDLKVLAERGVQIFFTQVFRDSFFHADMHPGNIFVDVANPASPRYIGIDCAIMGSLSDFDQYYLARNLLAIFQRRYREVAQLHVECGWVPPQTRVHDFEAAIRSACEPIFEKPLGQISFGQLLVYLFQTARRFDMEIQPSLVLLQKTLLHIEGLGRQLYPELDLWANAKPFLEQWVGERYSPRGILERLQKRAPSWFEQLPQRPELLLEALRAGEPVLRRGAPHAPAGERRADRPERSRGWRGWQLLIAAAGMVLVNPDFGAEAIAAWHPATWVFAALALHALLAGRTHD; encoded by the coding sequence GTGTCGCGAATCGGCCGGCTGGTCCGGATTGCACTGGTCTGCCGGCGTCATCGCCTCGACACCTTTTTCGATGCCGAGCTGTTGCCGGGCGCGTGGCGCCGGAGTGCTCGCCTGCTGCCCACGCGCTGGCTGCCCGAACCCGCCGAGCCACGCGCCCGTCGGCTGCGCCGGAGCCTGGAAGACCTCGGCCCGATCTTCATCAAGTTCGGGCAATTGCTGTCCACCCGACGCGATCTGCTGCCCGAGGACCTGGCCGACGAATTGAGTCACCTGCAGGACAATGTTGCGCCGTTTCCGGCCCACCAGGCGCAGCAGATCATCGAGCGTGCGCTGGGACGCGCGATCGGGGAGATATTCGCGGATTTCGACCCCCGCCCACTGGCTTCCGCCTCGGTTGCCCAGGTCCATCCGGCCACCCTGTTCGACGGGCGCGAGGTGGTGGTCAAGGTCATCCGCCCCGATATCGAGCGAACCATCCGCGAGGACATCAGCCTGCTCTACACCCTGGCGCGCTGGGTGCGGCGTTTTCACCCCGATGGCAAACGTCTGCGGCCGCTCGAAGTAGTGAGCGACTACGAGCAGATCGTTCTCGACGAGCTCGATCTGCAGCGCGAAGCCGCGAACACCTCGCAATTGCGCCGCAACTTTCTGGATTCCGATCTGCTCTACGTGCCCGAGGTGCACTGGGACTACACACGGCGCAACGTGTTCGTGATGGAGCGCATCCACGGCATCCCGGTGTCCGATATCACGGCACTGGTCGCCGCCGGCACCGATCTGAAAGTGCTGGCCGAACGCGGTGTGCAGATTTTCTTCACCCAGGTGTTCCGCGACAGCTTCTTTCACGCCGATATGCACCCCGGCAATATCTTCGTCGACGTCGCGAACCCGGCCAGCCCACGCTACATCGGGATCGACTGCGCAATCATGGGCAGCCTCAGCGATTTCGACCAGTACTATCTGGCACGCAATCTGCTGGCGATCTTTCAGCGCCGCTACCGCGAAGTTGCACAGCTTCACGTCGAGTGCGGCTGGGTGCCACCGCAGACCCGGGTTCATGATTTCGAGGCCGCAATCCGCAGTGCCTGCGAACCGATTTTCGAGAAGCCGCTGGGACAAATCTCGTTCGGGCAGCTGCTGGTGTATCTGTTCCAGACCGCGCGTCGCTTCGATATGGAGATCCAGCCCTCGCTGGTGTTGCTGCAGAAGACGCTGCTGCATATAGAAGGGCTGGGGCGACAGCTCTACCCCGAGCTCGACCTGTGGGCGAATGCGAAACCTTTTCTCGAACAATGGGTAGGCGAGCGCTATTCGCCGCGCGGCATACTCGAGCGCCTGCAGAAACGCGCGCCCAGCTGGTTCGAGCAGCTGCCACAACGCCCTGAATTGCTGCTCGAGGCCTTGCGCGCCGGCGAACCCGTGTTGCGTCGGGGCGCCCCTCATGCGCCCGCAGGAGAACGCCGCGCAGACCGTCCGGAGAGGTCCCGCGGCTGGCGCGGCTGGCAACTGCTGATCGCGGCCGCCGGGATGGTACTGGTCAACCCGGACTTCGGCGCGGAGGCTATCGCCGCCTGGCATCCGGCGACGTGGGTATTCGCGGCGTTGGCACTCCACGCATTGCTTGCCGGCCGCACCCATGACTGA
- a CDS encoding SCP2 sterol-binding domain-containing protein, protein MSARASTLNAAALAALERAINGALAMDRLGAARIAALRSQVFALHCTVPAFDVFVIPGDTGVRLLGHYEGKTSCSVSGAASDFVALLGATDKASTLVNGALRIAGDSAPLLELQKALAGLDLDWEQRLGVLLGDIPAHRIGRAVRGSVRWGRGTHDSLLRHVEEFIHEEARLAPPRLEVENFFGDLRTLAQGSDRLQASTRRLARRMSALAGRLKARGG, encoded by the coding sequence ATGAGCGCGCGCGCCTCGACGCTGAACGCGGCGGCTCTCGCCGCGCTGGAACGTGCCATAAACGGCGCGCTCGCGATGGATCGCCTCGGCGCTGCGCGCATCGCCGCACTCCGGAGCCAGGTATTTGCCCTCCACTGCACCGTGCCTGCGTTCGATGTCTTCGTGATTCCCGGAGACACAGGTGTCCGCCTGCTGGGCCACTACGAGGGCAAGACGAGCTGTTCGGTGAGCGGCGCGGCTTCGGATTTCGTGGCGCTGCTGGGCGCCACCGACAAGGCCAGCACGCTGGTCAACGGCGCGCTGCGTATCGCCGGAGACAGTGCGCCGTTGCTCGAATTGCAGAAGGCGCTGGCCGGACTCGACCTGGACTGGGAACAGCGACTCGGCGTGCTGCTCGGCGATATTCCCGCGCACCGGATCGGGCGCGCCGTGCGCGGCTCGGTTCGCTGGGGCCGCGGAACACATGACTCGCTGCTGCGCCATGTGGAGGAATTCATTCACGAGGAAGCCCGCCTCGCACCACCGCGTCTCGAAGTCGAGAATTTTTTCGGCGATCTGCGCACGCTGGCGCAGGGTTCGGACCGGCTGCAGGCCAGCACCCGCCGCCTGGCGCGGCGCATGAGCGCACTCGCCGGGCGTCTCAAAGCGCGCGGCGGATAG
- the ubiE gene encoding bifunctional demethylmenaquinone methyltransferase/2-methoxy-6-polyprenyl-1,4-benzoquinol methylase UbiE, whose protein sequence is MSNDKTTHFGYRQVDESAKADLVSGVFNSVASRYDLMNDLMSGGVHRVWKRLTIELSGVREGQRVLDVAGGTGDLAARFSRSVGASGRVVLSDINEAMLSTGRDKLHDNGICANVDYVLADAEMLPFADASFDCITIAFGLRNVTRKERALQSMLRVLRPGGRLLVLEFSRPSSEFLGKLYDAYSFAVIPKIGRLVTGDEDSYRYLAESIRVHPDQETLRDMMEDAGFERCDFHNMTGGIVALHRGFKA, encoded by the coding sequence ATGAGCAACGATAAAACCACGCATTTCGGCTACCGGCAGGTCGATGAGTCAGCCAAGGCGGACCTGGTCAGCGGCGTATTCAATTCGGTGGCAAGCCGTTACGACCTCATGAATGACCTGATGTCGGGCGGCGTGCATCGTGTGTGGAAGCGCCTGACCATCGAGCTGAGCGGAGTGCGCGAAGGACAGCGGGTGCTGGATGTGGCCGGTGGCACCGGCGACCTCGCGGCGCGCTTTTCACGATCGGTGGGCGCCTCTGGTCGCGTGGTGCTCTCGGATATCAACGAGGCGATGCTCTCCACGGGTCGTGACAAGCTGCACGACAACGGCATCTGCGCCAACGTCGATTATGTGCTGGCCGATGCCGAGATGCTGCCGTTTGCGGACGCGAGTTTCGACTGCATCACCATCGCCTTCGGCCTGCGCAATGTGACGCGCAAGGAGCGCGCACTGCAGTCGATGCTGCGGGTGCTGCGTCCGGGGGGCCGCTTGCTGGTGCTCGAGTTCTCGCGGCCTTCCAGCGAATTCCTGGGCAAGCTGTACGATGCGTATTCCTTTGCCGTGATTCCGAAAATCGGCAGGCTGGTGACCGGCGACGAGGACAGCTACCGCTATCTCGCCGAATCGATCCGGGTGCATCCGGACCAGGAAACGCTGCGCGACATGATGGAAGATGCCGGCTTCGAGCGCTGCGATTTCCATAACATGACCGGCGGCATCGTCGCGCTGCACCGCGGCTTCAAGGCCTGA
- a CDS encoding DUF971 domain-containing protein: MSDPVPTDIRLHQASRTLDLVYADGTKYTLGCEYLRVYSPSAEVRGHGTGQETLQTGKRMVTITSIGAVGNYALQFRFSDGHDSGIFSWQYLHELCRERDQRWTEYLARLAAAGASREPVGPVLIARQ, encoded by the coding sequence ATGAGCGATCCTGTACCCACCGATATTCGCCTGCATCAGGCCTCGCGCACCCTTGATCTGGTGTATGCGGATGGCACGAAATACACCCTCGGCTGCGAGTACCTGCGTGTTTATTCGCCATCCGCGGAAGTGCGGGGCCACGGCACCGGGCAGGAAACCCTGCAGACCGGCAAGCGGATGGTGACCATCACGAGTATCGGGGCGGTGGGCAACTATGCGCTGCAATTCCGCTTTTCCGACGGACACGACAGCGGTATCTTTTCCTGGCAGTACCTCCACGAACTGTGTCGCGAACGCGATCAGCGCTGGACTGAATATCTGGCACGACTGGCGGCAGCCGGTGCAAGTCGTGAGCCGGTTGGACCCGTGCTGATCGCACGGCAATGA